A single region of the Glycine max cultivar Williams 82 chromosome 20, Glycine_max_v4.0, whole genome shotgun sequence genome encodes:
- the LOC100805064 gene encoding uncharacterized protein, whose product MDEWKRDGHNIPAFGNWDFTDEFPITCYFECATPARLHNKPRPLRNHIKQETRNKERRCRHVNGNANKGKLYDVREQQRKPIRISKHVQVQQYDTVPRTPKPVDEDLYKIPPELLHTTNKRKKLLGFISKCLVLLVCHEHC is encoded by the exons ATGGAC GAATGGAAGAGAGACGGACACAATATTCCAGCGTTTGGGAACTGGGATTTCACCGACGAGTTTCCAATCACTTGTTATTTCGAGTGTGCCACACCGGCCCGTCTTCATAACAAACCTCGTCCTCTCCGAAATCATATCAAACAG GAAACGAGGAACAAGGAGAGGCGGTGCCGACATGTTAATGGTAATGCTAACAAAGGAAAATTGTACGACGTAAGGGAACAGCAAAGGAAGCCAATTAGAATAAGCAAGCATGTGCAGGTGCAACAATACGACACCGTTCCACGAACTCCTAAACCTGTTGACGAAGATCTCTATAAGATCCCTCCCGAACTCCTCCACACTACCAACAAACGG AAGAAATTGCTGGGGTTCATTTCCAAGTGTCTTGTACTACTTGTGTGTCACGAGCATTGCTAA
- the LOC100806132 gene encoding U-box domain-containing protein 9 — translation MPGKNVVSFTTMIDGYAKAGDMTTVRFLFDPSLEKDVVACSCSAMVTEEKVHALKDKLRESVKIIVESDDYTVDAADEAMDALSALKDLKCTTSLSRNLDDAAVPPHFRCPLSGNLMTDPVILASGQNFDRAFIQRWLNEVRRICPKTQQVLSHSILTPNCFLQNMISLWCKEHGVELPKPVWDIHGEKLAEDHRLHMRSLLYKLSLSVSEQKEAAKELRQLTKRIPTFRTLFGDSEVIQLMLRPLSPGTASVDPELHEDLITTLLNLSIHDNNKRVLAEDEKVISLLIESLKYSGTVETRSNAAAAIFSMSAIDANRHIIGKSGVIKYLVDLLEEGHPPAMRDAASALFKLCYTHENKGRTVREGAVQVILGKIVDHVLVDELLALLALLSSHHMAVEALVNHGAVPFLLDILREKENTSEERIKENCVVILCTICFNDREKRREIGEDEMVNGTLYELAQRGNSRAQRKARAILESLHVSQSSTS, via the exons TTCTTGTTCTGCAATGGTGACAGAGGAGAAAGTACATGCACTGAAAGACAAGTTGCGGGAGTCGGTCAAGATTATCGTGGAGAGTGATGACTACACCGTGGACGCCGCGGACGAGGCCATGGATGCTCTTTCTGCTCTCAAGGATTTGAAATGCACCACTTCTCTCTCTCGCAACTTGGACGATGCAGCTGTTCCTCCACACTTTCGCTGCCCCCTCTCTGGAAATTTGATGACAGATCCTGTTATCTTGGCCTCTGGACAG AATTTTGATCGGGCTTTCATTCAGAGGTGGCTGAACGAGGTCCGCAGAATTTGCCCTAAGACTCAGCAAGTCCTCTCTCACTCCATCCTGACCCCTAATTGCTTTCTCCAAAACATGATTTCACTGTGGTGTAAAGAGCATGGAGTTGAGCTTCCAAAGCCCGTTTGGGACATTCACGGTGAAAAATTAGCCGAAGATCACAGACTCCATATGCGTTCTCTTCTCTACAAGCTATCACTTTCTGTCTCCGAACAAAAAGAAGCTGCAAAAGAGCTTCGGCAGTTAACAAAGCGAATTCCGACGTTTCGAACACTCTTTGGTGACTCAGAAGTGATTCAACTAATGCTGAGACCCTTATCACCCGGCACGGCCTCCGTGGACCCCGAGCTCCACGAGGACTTGATCACAACTCTTCTTAATCTCTCAATTCACGATAACAACAAGAGGGTCTTAGCAGAGGACGAAAAGGTCATTTCACTTCTTATCGAATCGTTGAAATATTCAGGAACAGTTGAAACGAGAAGCAATGCAGCTGCAGCCATTTTCTCAATGTCAGCTATTGATGCAAACAGGCACATAATTGGAAAATCCGGAGTTATCAAATACTTGGTGGATTTATTAGAAGAGGGGCATCCACCAGCAATGAGAGATGCTGCTTCAGCACTGTTCAAGCTATGCTACACGCATGAAAACAAAGGGAGAACCGTGCGAGAAGGTGCAGTGCAGGTTATTCTCGGCAAGATCGTTGACCATGTTTTAGTTGATGAGTTGTTGGCACTGCTAGCACTTCTCTCTTCGCATCACATGGCTGTTGAAGCATTGGTGAACCATGGTGCTGTACCATTCTTGTTGGATATcttaagggaaaaggaaaacacATCAGAAGAACGCATCAAGGAAAACTGTGTTGTTATTCTGTGCACAATCTGTTTCAATGATAGAGAAAAAAGGAGGGAAATTGGAGAGGATGAAATGGTCAATGGCACACTGTATGAGCTTGCACAACGCGGGAATTCAAGGGCCCAAAGGAAAGCTAGGGCTATTCTTGAAAGTCTCCACGTGTCTCAATCCTCTACTAGCTAG